Part of the Pyrobaculum calidifontis JCM 11548 genome, TTGGCCAGCGATGCGCAGGTGGGGGGCCCCTCGGCCAGCGGCTACATAACTGCGGCCATGTACGCACTGATGAACGGGCTAGAGCTTAGGAACGACACGGCCATGACTGGCATAATTCTCCCAGACGGCTTAATTGGTCCCGTGGGCGGGGTGTCGCAGAAGGTTCAAGCCGCGGCGGCCCAGGGGATAAAGACGGTGCTTGTTCCAATCGGCGAGGCTCCCAGCGGCGTGGGGGGATTAAGGTCGTGGAGATTGGCACAATTGAGGACGCCGTATACTACCTCACTGGCCGCAAGATAGCCCGCCCAGCGCCCGCCTCGGTGGACGACGCCGCGTTTGTGCAAGTGTCGCGGGACTTGT contains:
- a CDS encoding S16 family serine protease — its product is MRKVAIIALLAVVLAFAVGWTTYTVKVSSVEINALAVSDLGGAVLPIKVTLLTPGDGRAYVAGVPEAGQGFGPSAQIALYVAARLSGVPYNNYTALLRVLASDAQVGGPSASGYITAAMYALMNGLELRNDTAMTGIILPDGLIGPVGGVSQKVQAAAAQGIKTVLVPIGEAPSGVGGLRSWRLAQLRTPYTTSLAAR